GCCAGCGTGCCATCAAAAATATAGGGGAACTGGGGCACATAACCGATGCGGCAGCGCCAGGCCGGCAGGTCGACCGGCTGCAGAACACGGCCATCAAGCCGCACCGTGCCCGCACCAGGCCATAACAGACCGCAGATCACATCGATCAGTGTGCTCTTGCCACAGCCGGACGGCCCCATGACGCCAAGGGATTCACCGCGCCGAAGACGCAGGTTGAAATCGTGCAGCACCGGGGCGCTGGCCGCGCCATAGGCAAAGCTGACGCCTTCCAGCGCCAGTTCGCGCTCGAAGGTGAGGGGCACTGGCGCTTCCGCCGTCTGCGGCGCGGTGGTTTCCAGCGGCGCCTGCAACACTTCAAGCAGTGTCAGCACATAGGGACGGGAGCCACGCACCCCGGCCAGGGACGACAGTACCCGATTGAAGGCCGGCAGACTGCGCCAGGCGGTCACCGCCAGCAACGCCGTGGTGCCGGTGGTCTGCAGCGGTGAATAATGCAGGCCGAACAGCATCAGCACAATGGCCCCGGCCACCAGTACAAACCCCAGACTTTCCAGTGCCAGCAGGGGAGATTCCTTCCAGAACTGCTGCCGGCCGAAGGCTGCGGCAAAACGGCGCGCTGGCGCGGCAAAGGCGGCGACAAAATGCGCCGCCGAGCCGGTCATCTGAACATCCTTCACGCCATGGATGGCCTGACTGGCCTGCCGGCTCATCACCAGTTCCGCCTGACGGCAGGCCGTGGCGCTGCGATCAAGTCCCCGCCGCAAGCTGCGATAAACCAGCACGCCCACCGCCGCCTGCACGGCAAAAAACAGCAGCGACACCAGCGGCTGCACCAGCAGCAGGCCTGCGAGCAGGGCCGTCAGCATGGCCAGTTCGCACAGTATGTTCAGGTGCGGCGTGACAAAATTGCGCCCCAGATGATGACGCCAGTTCACCTGCTGCACCAGATCGGCGCTGTTCTGCCGCACCTGCCAGAGGTAATCGCGCGCCAGCAGCCGCGCCAGCAGTTGCTGGCCGAACAGGGCCTCCAGACTGGCGCTGTAACGCGCCATGCGATAGGTCACCAGCCCGCGCAGCAAATTTTTCAGCGGCACGGCCAGCATCACCAGCAAGCTGAGACTGCCGATAAGTGCCCGCGGCGTGGCCAGCGCAGGCTCCAGCCAAGAAAAAGTACGCAGGGACTGCAGCGCCGCCAGTCGCAAGGTAGATAAGGGATCGGACACCGCAGCGGCATAAAAGGCGATAAGCCCAACGGTGGCGGTTTCCACCAGGGCCAGAACCAGCATGGCCGCCAGTAGCCACCAGAAACGGCGTTGCAACAGCGGCGGACACCGCCGGTAGACCTGCAGGCACAGAGCGTTGGCAACCTGACGCATCCGCTACTCCTGCATGATCACCAGCGAATGATCGCCGATGTTCATCTTGCGGGCGGCTCCCACCAGCTGCACTTCCTCGCCCAGCAGACTGTCAGCCAGCACCTGATTGAACAGCCGGACATCGCGGTTGAGAATACAGTCGCGCAGAATGCTGCGTTCAACCACCGCACCCGCCGCCACTGAAACATTCGGCCCGATAATGCTGTCGCGCAGCACCGCGCCGGCCGCCACATGCACCGGAGGCAGCAGCAGGCAGTTGTGCGCCACGCCGGCCATGGCCTGGTTGCACTGCAACAGCCGGGCATTGGTCTGCAGCAAAGCCTGCGGTGTGCCACAATCGAGCCAAGCATCAATAAGGGGCGCCCGAAAACGGGCACCCTGCCGGATCAGACGCATGAACACCGGCGGCAGATAGAATTCGCCTTTAACCCGCTCATCGGCAGCGATGCTTTCGGCCAGAGCGGCCATGAAACGCGCCCCGTCCTTCAGGTAAAACAGCCCCACCTGCGCCAATCGCGATACCGGCGTATCGGGCTTTTCCACCATATCGACGATGTAGCCATCGCGCAGCACGTTGACGCCAAAGCGTTGATAATCCTCCACTTCCAGCGAATAGATCAGCCCATCGGCATCGGCGCACAGCTGCGAGATAGCCCGCAGATCGGTTTCAAAAATGGTGTCGTTAAATACAATCAGCAGATCATCGCCCGCAGCTATCTGTGCCGCCGCCAGCCCAATTGCATGGGCCGGCCCGCAGCGCTGTTGCTGTACAATGAAACGGCAGGGCAGCTGCGGTAGCTGCCGGGCGACAAACTGCTGAATCTGCTCGCCCTGATCATCTACGATAAACAGATATTCGCTGACAGCCAGCGGCTGCAGCCGCTCCAGAATATGCTCCAGCACCGTTTTACCGGCCACCTGCACCAGAGACTTGGCCTTGCTGTGGGTGTGCGGCCGCAGGCGGGTGCCCTTGCCGGCGACGGGCAGAATTACCTTCATGTTGCTCTCCAGGGTTTGCTAGACTTGATGGCGGCGCCAAAACGCGCCTATAGCCCCGCGTTGGCACCTTGCAACGATCTGCGAGGAACAGAGCAAGGTTAAATGGACGAAAACGGATGAATCACACCGAGCTGTTGAAAACCCTGGATAACCGGGTCGGTCCGCACCTGGCCGGCCTGCTGAGCAGGCTTCTGCTGCGCCAGGACGCCAAAGCGCCGGGAATCTCGCCACAACGCCTTCTGCTGATTCGCCCCGGCGGTATTGGCGACGCCGCCCTGCTGGCTCCCAGCTTGCTGTCGCTGCGGCAGCATTGGCCCGACGCCCGCCTTGATATCCTGGCCGAACGGCGCAACGCGGCGGTATTTGATCTGTGCCCCAGCGTTGCGCAGTGCTACTGCTACGACCGGCCCGCCGACTGGCTCCGCTTCACACGCCAGCGCTACGACCTGATCATCGACAGCGAACAGTCACACTATCTTTCCGCCCTGGTCGCGCGCCTGCTGCCCGCCGCCTGCCGCTGCGGCTTCGCCAGCAACAGCCGGGCCAAATTATTTGCCGTACCCGTGCCATACCATCAGGCCGATTACGAAATCGACAGCTTCTATCACCTGCTCGATGCCCTGGCCATCCCGCGCCCAGCCCAGCCAGTAATACCATTCCTGCAGATCCCCGCCACAGCAGCGGCGCAGGCGCGACCGTTTCTGCCGCCAGAGGCTGCGCGTCCGCTGGTTGCCCTGTTCCCCGGCGCCAGTATTTTCGAAAAACGCTGGCCCGCAAAGCATTTCCGCCAACTGGTGCAACAAGGCAGCGCACAGGGTTGGCACTTTGCCGTTGTCGGCGGCCCGCAGGACGGCCCCGCTGCCAACGCCATTGCCGTAAACAACAGGGTTGTCAATCTGGCCGGTCGTCTGCCTCTGGCCGCCACCGCCGCCGTGCTGCAACGGTGCGACGCACTGGTTACCGGCGATTCCGGCCTGCTGCACCTGGCCGTTGGCCTGGGCACTCCGACCGTATCGCTATTCGGCACATCAAGCACAAAAAAATGGGCTCCGCACAATTTCCCACATCGCGTTATCGATCACTGCCTACCCTGTTCACCCTGCTCAATTTTTGGCTCTGTTCCGCCCTGCCCGCATCAAGCCCGCTGCATTCAGGGAATCACGGCCGAGGAGGTTTTTCAGGCACTAACCGATCTGCTGGCCGAAAAATAAACCGCCGGCTCCTCCGGCCACCTTATCCCAAATCTCCACCACAGCTTAGGGGAACTGGCGCCCCTTGGTATGCAGGGCAGCAAAAGTAGAAAGCACCGTATACGACACAACCAGGAGAAGCAGCCAGAAGCCCCACTGCAGCCCTGCCTTCGGTTGCCCCAGCAGTGGACACAAGACAAAAACAAACGCCGTGTAATCGGGAAACGACAGGAACGATTTGATATTGCGCCTGAACCACCAGCTTCGGTATCGATTGAAAACACGCAATAACACAAACCCACCCAGTTGCCCCTCGTGCTGCTTCAGTGCGAAACCCGCCAGATAGCTGATGTAACATTCCGCCAGATGCAGCTGCACCATGGCCCAGATGAACGGCTGTGCCAGCCATTGCTGTGACCAAGCCAGAGCCAGCAGGATGAGGATGTCACCCAACAGGTCAGAAATATGATCGAGGTAACGCCCGAAATCCGAGGTTTTGCCTGTCAAGCGCGCCACAGCACCATCGGTACAGTCGCAAACGTAAGCAATAACATAGACCAACGCACCCATAGCAAACCCACACCGCGTTCCCCACAAAAACAATAAAGCCGTCAGGCTGCGCAGAAAGATTCCCGTCAGCGTGACAGCATTCGGCGTCCAACAGGTTTGGTTGACCGCAAAACGAATCAAACGTCGGCTGAGAGGCAACACCACCAACACAGCCCACCATGTTTTCAAAGGCAAAACCGCGTCAATCTGCTCCGCAGAAACATATCTCCGGCTCATCTTCCCGTCTCCGCAAGCAGGCGCCAAATTACGCAATATCAAAAACTCCGCCAGTCATTGGAGAAATCAGTGCGGCCAGAATCTTTTGCGCAACAATGTCCGGTGAAAGCAGTGTTCCATCAGGCTCCTTACCAAAATTGCGTTCGCGCAAACCGGTTTTCACCCGCCCAGGACTAGCAACATTGACACGGATTCCCGCAGGAGCAACCTCTTCCGCCAATGCCTGCACAAAATTAACCAGCGCGGCCTTGCCGCTACTATAAGCTGCGTACCCCGCCCGTCCCCTGGTGTACGAGCTTGAGCCCAGGAAAAGCATCGATCCCCCCTGCTGACGCAGCAACTGCGGCAGGACGGCCTTAGATACATTAAATGAACCTTCAACGTTCACGGCATACAGATAACGCCACTGTTCCAGCGACATGAAAGCAACATCACGACGAATCAGATCTCCCGCGCAATTAACGACAAAATCAATTCGACCGGATTCAGCTACAATCGCATCAACAAAAGATCTGACACTTTCCGGCACAGTCACATCTATCCCCGGCACAGTATGACGCCCCCCCACATAAACTCGAGCACCCATACGCCGCATCAGTCTAGCAAAGCTGGCACCAATACCCTCGCTTCCGCCAATAACAACCACGACCTTGTCGCAAAAAAACGGAGATAAATCTTCCTGTGAAGAAAAAATTTGCTGACTGTTCAGCTGGAACAATTTATCCGCGATATGAAGATCAATAGGATACGTAATTTTAATATTCTGCTCATGGCCTTCAACACAAAAGACATCATGTCCCAAACGCATCACAAGCTGACAATCATCCGTCGCATTGTCGACACCATCATCCTGGGCTCGGCGATGGGCAAGCAACACAAGATCACGGGAAAATGCCTGCGGAGTCTGCCCACGCCGAAAACGGGTGCGGTCTGG
This region of Desulfuromonas thiophila genomic DNA includes:
- a CDS encoding ABC transporter ATP-binding protein — protein: MRQVANALCLQVYRRCPPLLQRRFWWLLAAMLVLALVETATVGLIAFYAAAVSDPLSTLRLAALQSLRTFSWLEPALATPRALIGSLSLLVMLAVPLKNLLRGLVTYRMARYSASLEALFGQQLLARLLARDYLWQVRQNSADLVQQVNWRHHLGRNFVTPHLNILCELAMLTALLAGLLLVQPLVSLLFFAVQAAVGVLVYRSLRRGLDRSATACRQAELVMSRQASQAIHGVKDVQMTGSAAHFVAAFAAPARRFAAAFGRQQFWKESPLLALESLGFVLVAGAIVLMLFGLHYSPLQTTGTTALLAVTAWRSLPAFNRVLSSLAGVRGSRPYVLTLLEVLQAPLETTAPQTAEAPVPLTFERELALEGVSFAYGAASAPVLHDFNLRLRRGESLGVMGPSGCGKSTLIDVICGLLWPGAGTVRLDGRVLQPVDLPAWRCRIGYVPQFPYIFDGTLAQNVAFGVAEERIDRAAVLQVCTQAGVDFLAQLPQGIDTAIGERGVRLSGGQRQRVAIARALYRQPQVVIFDEATSALDEEKDAQIRQLLLQLKGRLTLIVVSHRPSTLADCDRILRLG
- a CDS encoding glycosyltransferase family 9 protein, which codes for MNHTELLKTLDNRVGPHLAGLLSRLLLRQDAKAPGISPQRLLLIRPGGIGDAALLAPSLLSLRQHWPDARLDILAERRNAAVFDLCPSVAQCYCYDRPADWLRFTRQRYDLIIDSEQSHYLSALVARLLPAACRCGFASNSRAKLFAVPVPYHQADYEIDSFYHLLDALAIPRPAQPVIPFLQIPATAAAQARPFLPPEAARPLVALFPGASIFEKRWPAKHFRQLVQQGSAQGWHFAVVGGPQDGPAANAIAVNNRVVNLAGRLPLAATAAVLQRCDALVTGDSGLLHLAVGLGTPTVSLFGTSSTKKWAPHNFPHRVIDHCLPCSPCSIFGSVPPCPHQARCIQGITAEEVFQALTDLLAEK
- a CDS encoding CDP-alcohol phosphatidyltransferase family protein, which translates into the protein MSRRYVSAEQIDAVLPLKTWWAVLVVLPLSRRLIRFAVNQTCWTPNAVTLTGIFLRSLTALLFLWGTRCGFAMGALVYVIAYVCDCTDGAVARLTGKTSDFGRYLDHISDLLGDILILLALAWSQQWLAQPFIWAMVQLHLAECYISYLAGFALKQHEGQLGGFVLLRVFNRYRSWWFRRNIKSFLSFPDYTAFVFVLCPLLGQPKAGLQWGFWLLLLVVSYTVLSTFAALHTKGRQFP
- the ispD gene encoding 2-C-methyl-D-erythritol 4-phosphate cytidylyltransferase codes for the protein MVSAIILASGSGLRFQDQQPKQFLKLAGMPVLAHTVKMFQTYPSIDEIVIVCHECYVDQVWDLVSQYSFSKVSKVVCGGQTRQESSRIGIECSSADYVLIHDGVRPFLSHDVIQELIAAVHIYKAVDTVIPSADTLVEVDANGFIANIPDRTRFRRGQTPQAFSRDLVLLAHRRAQDDGVDNATDDCQLVMRLGHDVFCVEGHEQNIKITYPIDLHIADKLFQLNSQQIFSSQEDLSPFFCDKVVVVIGGSEGIGASFARLMRRMGARVYVGGRHTVPGIDVTVPESVRSFVDAIVAESGRIDFVVNCAGDLIRRDVAFMSLEQWRYLYAVNVEGSFNVSKAVLPQLLRQQGGSMLFLGSSSYTRGRAGYAAYSSGKAALVNFVQALAEEVAPAGIRVNVASPGRVKTGLRERNFGKEPDGTLLSPDIVAQKILAALISPMTGGVFDIA
- a CDS encoding sugar phosphate nucleotidyltransferase, coding for MKVILPVAGKGTRLRPHTHSKAKSLVQVAGKTVLEHILERLQPLAVSEYLFIVDDQGEQIQQFVARQLPQLPCRFIVQQQRCGPAHAIGLAAAQIAAGDDLLIVFNDTIFETDLRAISQLCADADGLIYSLEVEDYQRFGVNVLRDGYIVDMVEKPDTPVSRLAQVGLFYLKDGARFMAALAESIAADERVKGEFYLPPVFMRLIRQGARFRAPLIDAWLDCGTPQALLQTNARLLQCNQAMAGVAHNCLLLPPVHVAAGAVLRDSIIGPNVSVAAGAVVERSILRDCILNRDVRLFNQVLADSLLGEEVQLVGAARKMNIGDHSLVIMQE